TCGCCTATTGCATCGGTTTATTTTGCAGATAGGGATGCCGTTTCAAAAGCAATAGATTCATCATATGATTCTTATTACAAAGTATGGTCTAAGTTCACTTTGAGCGAAAGAAAAAAACTTCTAGCAAAATTAGCTGACAGGATACAGGAAAAATCCGAGCGATACGCTACGTTGGAATCATTGAATACCGGTAAAACGCTGAGGCAGAGCATGCTTATGGATATACCGCTTGGAATTGAGCATTTGCGCTACTTCGCCACTGAGACCGAGTTCAAGATGGAACGTCAGATTACCCATCCCGAATATCCAGATTCTCACGGTATAGTGCAGTATGTACCAATGGGAGTTGTTGGTGCAATAACTCCATGGAACGTTCCCTTCCTAATGGCCGTCTGGAAAGCAGCGCCGGCCCTTCTTGCCGGGAATACAGTAGTGATAAAGCCATCTAGTTTTACTCCGCTAACTACAATAGAAATGGCCAGGGATGCCATATCTGTTGGGTTTCCACCCGGTGTGCTGAATGTGGTAAATGGTCGTGGGGAAACTGTGGGGGAGGAACTGGCTCGAAACAAAAAGGTAAGAATGTTGAGTTTTACAGGATCAACATATACCGGAAAGAGAATTACAGAAATAACAGGCATAAAGAAAGTTACGCTTGAACTTGGAGGTAAATCACCGAACATTGTATTTGATGATGCTGATCTGGAAAGAGCAGCATTGGGTGTTATGTTTGGCATATACCTTAACTCTGGGCAGCTCTGCGAATCAGGCAGCAGACTGTTGGTTCAGTCATCAATAAAGGATAAGTTTCTCAACTTACTGAAATCCAAAATCGAGAAGATGAGACCCGGCAACCCTATGAGTATGGAGACAGATATAAGTGCAATAACAACAAAGAACCAAAGAGACAAGATCGAGAAGATGGTAAATTCTGGACTCAAGGACGGTTCTGTGATATTTTATCAAAAAAGTATTGATGGATCAGTTCCTAAGGGAGGATTATATTTCCCACCCACGATACTTGACAAGGTGTCCGAAGATATGGAAGTCGCTAAGGAAGAAATCTTTGGGCCGGTCCTGAGTGTAATGGAATTTGATGATGAAGCGGATGCTATAGATAAAGCTAACATGACAGATTACGGCCTGGCCGCTGGGGTCTGGACACAGGATAGCGAGAAGGCAACAAGGGTTGCATCATCCATAGAAGCCGGAACTGTATGGATAAATGAGTACCATCTCCTCTCTGCAGCTGCTCCAAGGGGTGGATTCAAAAACAGCGGTGTTGGAAGAGAGCTTGGCTTAGATGGCATCATGGAGTTTACTCAGACAAGGCATCTCTTTGTCAGCCATGGTAGCACGGATCAAGACACGGTAGCTTATGGATTGGTACTGGCTGATCTAAGTTAATTCAGAAACAATAGAAAATTTAATTTTTAAATTATATGTAATTTCTTTCCAAGTTCTCCGAACGCGTTAACTGCAGTCATTATATCTTCGTGCGTATGGACTGCAGACGGCATTAGCCTTATTCTTGCCGTACCTTTCGGAACCGTTGGATATACTATGGGTGAAGCGAATACATTTTTTTCCTCATAGAGCTTGGTGCTCAATTCAACAGTCTTCTTTTCATCGCCAATTATAACTGGTGTTATTGGGGTTTTGCTGTGGCCCGTATTATAACCGAGATCCGCAAGTGATTTTTTAAGTAGATCGGCATTTTCCCAAAGCTTCTTTACAAGAGAATCATCCTTCTCAAGTATTTCTATGGCTTTAAGGACTGCGGCAGCGTCTCCAGGATTAAGTGCACTGCTGAACAAGAAAGGCCTTGCCTTCTGTTTTAAGAGGTCTATCATTTCTGCTGATCCTGCCACGAAACCGCCCATGGATCCGAGTGCTTTTGAGAATGTGCCCATCTCTATGTCAACTTTATCCTCTAGATGGAAATAGTTTACGATGCCTCTTCCATGGTCGCCTAGAACCCCCTCACCATGTGCATCATCTACGTACGTCATTATGTCGTACTTTTCAGCAATATCAACTATTTCTGGCAGAGGAGCTATGTCACCGTCCATGCTGAATACCCCATCTGTTATAACCAAGGCCTTCTTTCCACTGGATCTGTTTTCTTTGGCTTGCTTTTCTAGATCATCGACAGATAAGTGCTTGTACACTATTCTCTTAGCAGGGCTCAATCTGGTACCATCAATTATACTTGCATGGTTTAGCTCCTCACTGAATATTATATCATCTTTACCGACCAGCGCAGGTACTGTGCCGAGGTTGGCAAGCAATCCGCCTTGGTATACAAGTGCAGCTTCCGAGTGCTTAAAGGAAGCTATCTTTTCCTCAAGCTTTATGTGAATTTCATCCGTACCAGCTATTGATCTAACTGCGCCTGCTCCAACTCCATATTCTTCTATAGCTTCAATAGCAGCTTTTTTAGTTTCTGGATGGTTGGCAAATCCTAAGTAATTATTTGAGCACATATTCAATACTTGCTTTCCGTTTATCTTGACCCAAGCGCCCTGTGCGCTTTCTATTGTCCTTATTGGAACGTATCTTCCTTCGGCTTTCAGAGCAGAGATCTCTTCATCTACCCAGTTATATTTTTGCATGTTTATCAATATTTAATCGGAGATTGCTATATAACACTTGCATGATCCGGGCTGTCATAGTTGATAGGATCTAATATAAACATATTCAGTCCGTATTTATCTGCAGTAATGATGATGCATTTCGCAGGGAGCGAAACTATCCTGATGCATAGTATGAGCAATAAAGTGATATAATAGTATCCAATAACGTAAGAGATTCAGATTAATTGTATGCTCTCAAATGGTGAAAATATGGAAGAAGAAATGCTAATACCGGAAGAAGAATACCAAAAATCAGGAGTACATATAGGAACACAAGTTAAATCAAGTGATATGAAGCCTTATATATTCAAGATCAGGAATGACGGCTTGTACATACTTGATGTTAAGAAAACCAACAGCAAGCTTATAGCTGCCGGTAAAATGCTTGCTAGGTTTGATCCGCAGGACATACTGGTGGTTGCGCAGAGGCAATATGCTTTTAGGCCTGTGGCAAAGTTTGCAGAAGTAACGGGTGCAGTCTCAATAACCGGGAGATTTAATCCCGGGACTCTGACGAATCCGTCCCTGAAGTTTTACAAAGAAGTTAAAGTCATAGTAGTGACAGACCCTCTTGCAGATGTTCAGGCGATGAAAGAAGCGATAAAAATAGGGATACCCATTATTGCACTATGCGATGCTAATAATAAGACGGACTTTGTAGATCTTGTAATACCTACCAATAACAAAGGAAGGAGATCTCTTGCAGTTATATACTGGTTGCTTGCACGCGAAATATTGAAGAACAGGGGAACTATAACAAGCTACGATCAGTTCAAATACACCATAGACGACTTCGAGGCCCAGATCTGACCTTGCCATTATTTTTTTAAATTAGATATTGTTAATTTTTTTGTTGATTTTTTAATGGATTGATACCTCAATTAAAACGATGAAAAAAATCACGAAATACTGTAAGTAGAAACTATATATTTATAATAGCGAAAAAGCGTTCGTACATGTTAGAAGGGAACTATTAAAGTATTATAAAGTGAAGCAGTCAAAAGATACAGAAAATATGGCATAAAGTCAAACGTGAACGGGCATGCGGTAAAGCCTTAAATTACTATATCCTTGGATCTAGAGATCATAATATATTTTATCTTGCCGTCTATTATAGTAGTGAAGATCATTTTTTTTCTGACACTGGATGCGACTCTTACAGCCCTGCTTATGTAATACCAAATCAATTTGTTCTCCACTACGCTAACGAGATACTCCGCGTGTTCACTTTTTTCCCCTTCGTACACCCGAAAATTTGTTCCGTACTTGAATCCAGTCTTAACAATACAGCCTCTGGACAATAAGTCTCTGTATACTTCTTCCGCCATGCCCTTCGGTTCTTTTCCCTCTATTAAGTTGGCTTCAAAATCAGTTAGCATCCTGTATTCATGGAATTTTGTACCCATCCAGTGGGGCAGATCATCCTTAGTGAAGTGCCTATCGCCAAAATCTGTAACGCTGCATTTACCGATTTTGTTATTTTCAGTGCCTTTTATGTCTATTTCATCTATCCTGTAAATTGTGGCATCGCCTTCCTCGTCCACAGTAAAGTAGAAGTCTGGGCGCTCCGTAAAAAATTTACCTACGTCGATCTCATCGTATTCTCGCACTACTACTACGCTCCTTGGTATCTCCGTACTCTTTCTGAAAAATATCGTACCGTTATCTTCGTGCACCCTGTACCCTTTATTTTTTAAAAGGGTGTATGCAGTATATCTCTCCACAGAAGTAATAGAGAATAGCTTTTTTAGTGCACTTTCTTCAGAATCTTCAAAAGTTATCCTTCCCTTGAAGTATAGGTATAAGCATTCATATGGGTCAAGAAACAAAATACCTTGCTGCACGAACCCAAGCTTGTACCTTCCGACTATATAGTTTGGGCCGTGCCCCTCCGATACGTTAAAAGATATCCCATTGCAAAGTCCGTCACTCATTTGCCCTCCTTGCTTGAGTCTTAGTGGCAATACTATTTATTATGTCTTCAAGCAGAGTCTCGAATCCTATTCCATCTTTGCATGAGACCATATAATATTTGGTGGAAAATTTATTTTTCAATTCTTCCATGTCATCTATCCATATCTGCGCTTCATACTTCAAGTCGATCTTGTTTCCTATTACAAATATATTGTTTTTCTTTGCATTCTTTATCTCCATGATGATATTCCTAGCTTCTGACAAACTATCGGCACTGGTCACATCGACAACAATAATGAAGGCTGTTGCAGTTGGGATGAAGTTTTCGATACCTCCATCAACTTCTTGGAAAAGTATATCGACAGCCAGCTTATGGCCGTTTATCTCACGATTCAGGCTTTTCTTAACTAACGACCTTGGAAGTATAGGGGCCGGTTCACCGTACACTATGTAGGATATGAATGACGATTTACCTGCTCCCTTAGAACCGGCTATAACGAATTTCCAAGCTAATCTTTGAATGGGCATTGCCGTTTTATAGGAATCTTTTAATTATACTTTTCTCCGAGACACATTCTGACTAGGTCAATCTGGCAATTAGTGACACTATAATTTTATATATTTTTATATGATTTTTAAAACATGAACTACAAATTCTCTGAAATTTTTAGATACATAAAGCCCTCTGAGATCCGATCTCTCTTAAAGTATACTTCAGATCCCGAGTTAATCTCATTTGGCGGTGGGATGCCTAATCCTGAAAGTTTCCCAGTAGAGGAAATGAAGGAAATACTCGCTGACATAATGGACAATTATGGCAAAAAAGCCCTTCAGTATGGAACAACTGAAGGACTAGACGTTTTGAGAGATGAACTGGCAAAGTATGTGCTTAAGACAGAAGGCATTAATGCAAAAAGAGAGGAAATAATACTAACTACTGGATCACAGCAGGCTTTGTATGCAATAGCTAAGATATTTGTAAATCCTAACGATCCTGTAATTACAGAAGGCCCAACGTACGTTGGTGCCATATCGGCCTTTAATGCAAACACTGCCAATATGATGGCTATAGACATAGATGAGAATGGGATGAATGTTGATGAACTTGAGGCAAAGATAAAAGAATTATCACAGAACGGACTAAAACCCAAGTTCATATACGTTATACCTACTTTTCAGAATCCAGCTGGAACTACGATGTCTCTTGACAGGAGAAAGAGACTCCTAGAGATCTCGGAGAGATATGAAATACCCATAGTTGAAGACAACCCATATGGGCAGCTTCGCTACGATGGAGAACCTGTACAGTCTATAAAGAGTATGGACAAGAATGGGAATGTGATATACCTTGGAACATTCTCAAAGGTTATGGCTCCAGGTCTAAGGCTTGGATACGTAATAGCTCCAAGGGAAGTTATTGATAAAATTAATTTGCTTAAACAAGGTCTTGATCTTGCATCGGATTCATTATCAGAGTATATAGCCTACGAATATCTAAAGAGAGGTGCGATTTACAGGCAGATACCGAAAACAGTAGATCTATACCGTAAGAAGAGGGATTTGATGATCAAATCACTTGAAGAATACTTCCCTGAAGCTGCAACATGGACAAAGCCTCACGGTGGGATGTTCCTCTGGGTATCACTGGATGAACGCATAGATACTACCAAGATGTTGGATCGTGCTTTGAAGGCAAAAGTGGCTTATGTAAGCGGATCTGCATTCTATCCGCACGGAGAAAAACACAACAGCATGAGGTTGAACTTCACCTACTCTGATGATGATAAGATAGTCGAAGGTATAAAGAGGCTTGCTTACGTCATAAATGAAGAAATGGAAGTAGTTGAATAATAACTAAATCTTTTTTATCCTTTTTTTGCTGAAATATTTTATCGTAATAGGTGATTTAGGTACAATGATAACTGTTGTCGGTGGAACTTTTTCGAAATTACACAAGGGACATAAGGCGTTATTGGAAAAGGCAATAGAGACAGGCAATGAAATAGTAATAGGGCTCACAAGCGACGAATACGTGAAGCGGAATAAGGTATACCCAGCAATTCCATATAAAGAAAGGTACAGAAACCTTTACAATTATATGGTGAAAAAAACTAACAAGTTCAGAATACGCCCTATAGATGATAGAAATGGAAATGCACCTTACGAAAGGGACTACGAGATAATAGTTGTATCGCCGGAAACATATCAAAGATCTTTAAAGATAAATGAAATTAGGATTCAGAATGGCCTCCCTCCTTTAAAGATAATACGTGTGCCTTACGTTTTGGCAGAAGATCTTTTCCCAATAAGCTCTACTAGAATAATAAACGGCGAGATAGATGGAAATGGGAGAAGATTGAAACCAGTTAAAGTTGCAATAGCAACAAACAATTCTGCAAAGTTAAAGGCAACAAATGATTTTTTCCATAAACTTATGAAAAACTTTGATGTTATACAAAATACAGATTACAAACTTGAGACTCAACAACCTTTTGGCGAAGTCACTATGAATATGGCCACAAAAAGGGCGATGCAGTCGCTTGGTGACAACGACTATGCGATAGGCATAGAATCAGGAATTGTATACGAGCGGTTTTCGCGGAAATATTTTGACTTTCATTACTGCGTTGTCATCGATAGGTTTGGGAACGTTACTAGAGGTTCAAGCAGCGGATTTGAGGTGCCAGACCGTATCATCGATCTCATAAAGAGAGACATGAGCTTTTCCCAAGCTTACGGAAAGGTGATAGATACAAATGGTATAGACGATTCCACTGGAATAGTTGGCAAAATCTCCAACGGCAGAGTAAGAAGGTACGACCTGATTATGGAATGCATCAGAAATGCTTTTATACCAAGGTTTGACCCGGACTTTTATGATACTACCTATACCCCCCCTTGAATTTAATCGTGCCATATAACGTATAGAATAAGAATATAACAGAAAGGATCATTATAGTCATTAACGGTAAGTCAAGGCCCGTGGTCTCAATCTTACCGGTCATTATTAAAAGGCCGGGAATTATACTCATTTTATAGACTGAACTACCTGCCAGTACGCCAATGCTTATGTCTACTTTCTTTTTAATTGAGG
This genomic stretch from Thermoplasma volcanium GSS1 harbors:
- a CDS encoding aldehyde dehydrogenase family protein; this translates as MINTENFGNIINGTEEMVGDESIVKSPVDGSPIASVYFADRDAVSKAIDSSYDSYYKVWSKFTLSERKKLLAKLADRIQEKSERYATLESLNTGKTLRQSMLMDIPLGIEHLRYFATETEFKMERQITHPEYPDSHGIVQYVPMGVVGAITPWNVPFLMAVWKAAPALLAGNTVVIKPSSFTPLTTIEMARDAISVGFPPGVLNVVNGRGETVGEELARNKKVRMLSFTGSTYTGKRITEITGIKKVTLELGGKSPNIVFDDADLERAALGVMFGIYLNSGQLCESGSRLLVQSSIKDKFLNLLKSKIEKMRPGNPMSMETDISAITTKNQRDKIEKMVNSGLKDGSVIFYQKSIDGSVPKGGLYFPPTILDKVSEDMEVAKEEIFGPVLSVMEFDDEADAIDKANMTDYGLAAGVWTQDSEKATRVASSIEAGTVWINEYHLLSAAAPRGGFKNSGVGRELGLDGIMEFTQTRHLFVSHGSTDQDTVAYGLVLADLS
- a CDS encoding glycine C-acetyltransferase, translating into MQKYNWVDEEISALKAEGRYVPIRTIESAQGAWVKINGKQVLNMCSNNYLGFANHPETKKAAIEAIEEYGVGAGAVRSIAGTDEIHIKLEEKIASFKHSEAALVYQGGLLANLGTVPALVGKDDIIFSEELNHASIIDGTRLSPAKRIVYKHLSVDDLEKQAKENRSSGKKALVITDGVFSMDGDIAPLPEIVDIAEKYDIMTYVDDAHGEGVLGDHGRGIVNYFHLEDKVDIEMGTFSKALGSMGGFVAGSAEMIDLLKQKARPFLFSSALNPGDAAAVLKAIEILEKDDSLVKKLWENADLLKKSLADLGYNTGHSKTPITPVIIGDEKKTVELSTKLYEEKNVFASPIVYPTVPKGTARIRLMPSAVHTHEDIMTAVNAFGELGKKLHII
- the rpsB gene encoding 30S ribosomal protein S2 — encoded protein: MEEEMLIPEEEYQKSGVHIGTQVKSSDMKPYIFKIRNDGLYILDVKKTNSKLIAAGKMLARFDPQDILVVAQRQYAFRPVAKFAEVTGAVSITGRFNPGTLTNPSLKFYKEVKVIVVTDPLADVQAMKEAIKIGIPIIALCDANNKTDFVDLVIPTNNKGRRSLAVIYWLLAREILKNRGTITSYDQFKYTIDDFEAQI
- the endA gene encoding tRNA-intron lyase, with translation MSDGLCNGISFNVSEGHGPNYIVGRYKLGFVQQGILFLDPYECLYLYFKGRITFEDSEESALKKLFSITSVERYTAYTLLKNKGYRVHEDNGTIFFRKSTEIPRSVVVVREYDEIDVGKFFTERPDFYFTVDEEGDATIYRIDEIDIKGTENNKIGKCSVTDFGDRHFTKDDLPHWMGTKFHEYRMLTDFEANLIEGKEPKGMAEEVYRDLLSRGCIVKTGFKYGTNFRVYEGEKSEHAEYLVSVVENKLIWYYISRAVRVASSVRKKMIFTTIIDGKIKYIMISRSKDIVI
- a CDS encoding GTPase domain-containing protein, with the protein product MPIQRLAWKFVIAGSKGAGKSSFISYIVYGEPAPILPRSLVKKSLNREINGHKLAVDILFQEVDGGIENFIPTATAFIIVVDVTSADSLSEARNIIMEIKNAKKNNIFVIGNKIDLKYEAQIWIDDMEELKNKFSTKYYMVSCKDGIGFETLLEDIINSIATKTQARRANE
- a CDS encoding PLP-dependent aminotransferase family protein, with the translated sequence MNYKFSEIFRYIKPSEIRSLLKYTSDPELISFGGGMPNPESFPVEEMKEILADIMDNYGKKALQYGTTEGLDVLRDELAKYVLKTEGINAKREEIILTTGSQQALYAIAKIFVNPNDPVITEGPTYVGAISAFNANTANMMAIDIDENGMNVDELEAKIKELSQNGLKPKFIYVIPTFQNPAGTTMSLDRRKRLLEISERYEIPIVEDNPYGQLRYDGEPVQSIKSMDKNGNVIYLGTFSKVMAPGLRLGYVIAPREVIDKINLLKQGLDLASDSLSEYIAYEYLKRGAIYRQIPKTVDLYRKKRDLMIKSLEEYFPEAATWTKPHGGMFLWVSLDERIDTTKMLDRALKAKVAYVSGSAFYPHGEKHNSMRLNFTYSDDDKIVEGIKRLAYVINEEMEVVE
- a CDS encoding bifunctional pantetheine-phosphate adenylyltransferase/NTP phosphatase — protein: MITVVGGTFSKLHKGHKALLEKAIETGNEIVIGLTSDEYVKRNKVYPAIPYKERYRNLYNYMVKKTNKFRIRPIDDRNGNAPYERDYEIIVVSPETYQRSLKINEIRIQNGLPPLKIIRVPYVLAEDLFPISSTRIINGEIDGNGRRLKPVKVAIATNNSAKLKATNDFFHKLMKNFDVIQNTDYKLETQQPFGEVTMNMATKRAMQSLGDNDYAIGIESGIVYERFSRKYFDFHYCVVIDRFGNVTRGSSSGFEVPDRIIDLIKRDMSFSQAYGKVIDTNGIDDSTGIVGKISNGRVRRYDLIMECIRNAFIPRFDPDFYDTTYTPP